The Plectropomus leopardus isolate mb chromosome 2, YSFRI_Pleo_2.0, whole genome shotgun sequence genome has a window encoding:
- the LOC121952958 gene encoding class E basic helix-loop-helix protein 40-like, whose protein sequence is MERITSAQPPPLSKHQTDLSDMQGMDFPMYVYKPRRGMKRGEESKETYKLPHRLIEKKRRDRINECIAQLKDLLPEHLKLTTLGHLEKAVVLELTLKHVKALTSLLEQQQQKIIALQNGMQIEQPSVSQEKSEEMFRSGFHMCAKEMLQYLSNHEPDGELTPSQVINHLHKLAAEVLQSPVRPRTPLSPQPEEIPAYHQPHKEIPTSLPPKPSEGYGRNCVPVIQRVYAPPSSEQSGSDTDTDSGYGGELEKTESGPQQGRPDYYGQESQLKRVLGERQSSGIKVEDDEPRHKRPRVESSEDELLSGGESSSSSSGYGSYMSVSPNHPPPPHPLCMPFYLIPPSAAAYLPMLEKCWYPGSVPMLYPGMGGSAPAMPSERPPPPQLVLSPRGGSPAPAISQTPMDSPALLQALKQVPPLNLETKD, encoded by the exons ATGGAGCGAATTACAAGCGCGCAACCACCTCCCCTTTCCAAACACCAGACCGATCTGTCAGACATGCAGGG GATGGATTTCCCGATGTATGTCTATAAACCCAGGCGAGGaatgaaaagaggagaagagagcaag GAGACCTACAAACTGCCTCACAGACTTATTGAGAAGAAAAGGCGTGATCGGATAAACGAGTGCATCGCTCAgttaaaagatttattgccagagCACCTGAAACTCACG ACTCTGGGCCATCTGGAGAAGGCTGTGGTTTTGGAGCTGACACTCAAGCACGTGAAAGCCCTCACCTCTCTTCTggagcaacaacagcaaaagatCATTGCTCTGCAGAACGGCATGCAAATTG AGCAGCCTTCTGTCAGCCAGGAGAAGTCCGAGGAGATGTTTCGCTCTGGCTTCCACATGTGTGCCAAAGAGATGCTCCAGTATCTCAGCAATCACGAACCCGATGGAGAACTCACGCCGTCCCAGGTGATCAATCACCTCCACAAGTTAGCGGCAGAGGTGCTGCAAAGTCCGGTCCGACCCCGCACTCCTCTCAGCCCTCAACCTGAGGAAATCCCCGCCTATCACCAACCTCACAAGGAAATCCCCACCAGCTTACCCCCTAAACCCAGCGAGGGCTATGGGAGGAACTGTGTACCCGTCATCCAGCGGGTGTATGCTCCACCGAGCAGCGAGCAGAGCGGAAGCGATACAGATACGGACAGCGGCTACGGGGGTGAGCTGGAGAAGACGGAATCCGGGCCACAACAGGGACGTCCAGATTACTACGGGCAGGAGAGCCAGCTGAAGCGGGTGCTGGGCGAGAGGCAAAGTTCTGGCATCAAGGTGGAGGATGACGAGCCGCGCCACAAGCGACCTCGAGTGGAGTCGTCTGAAGATGAGCTGCTCTCAGGTGGAGAATCGTCATCATCCTCAAGTGGTTATGGCAGTTACATGAGCGTATCCCCCAACCATCCACCTCCTCCGCATCCCCTCTGCATGCCTTTCTACCTCATTCCACCTTCTGCTGCAGCCTACCTGCCGATGCTGGAGAAATGCTGGTACCCCGGGTCCGTGCCCATGCTCTACCCTGGCATGGGAGGCTCTGCGCCCGCCATGCCCAGCGAAAGACCGCCTCCACCTCAGCTAGTGTTGTCTCCCAGGGGAGGCTCCCCAGCGCCAGCCATATCTCAGACCCCGATGGACTCCCCTGCCCTCCTTCAGGCACTAAAGCAGGTACCACCCCTCAACCTGGAAACCAAAGACTGA